The Thermodesulfovibrio thiophilus DSM 17215 genome contains a region encoding:
- a CDS encoding glycosyltransferase, whose translation MDKEIKSIKPKLRDYEPIIGKSSLEELKILADKLSGKTVQNINSTYIGGGVAEILSRMVPFLNELGIDARWSVIKGDTEFFNITKKFHNALHGRKEMFTEEEFEYFLEINRKNAEALEFAEHIIFVHDPQPVALVKKRNEIGEKWIWRCHIDISNPDETVWNFIKNYVEKYDATVFSAPNFAKMLALRMFLIYPSIDPLSNKNRELTEEQINAVIEKYGIDKKKPIILQVSRFDYLKDPVGVIKAFEMVRRTMPCQLILAGGTATDDPESDKVLAEVQEIAKDNPDIHILLLPPDSDIEINALQRIATVVVQKSIKEGFGLTVTEALWKGKPVVASAVGGILLQVKNKLTGLLCHSIEGAAYAIRTLLTNPEYAKWLGKNGHSHVKQNFLITRHLKDYLLLFISQYYNDELIYL comes from the coding sequence GTGGATAAAGAAATTAAATCAATTAAACCGAAGTTAAGAGATTATGAGCCAATAATTGGAAAATCATCTCTTGAAGAGTTAAAAATTCTAGCGGATAAACTTTCAGGCAAAACAGTTCAGAACATTAACTCTACATATATAGGTGGTGGAGTTGCTGAAATACTTTCAAGAATGGTTCCATTTCTGAATGAACTTGGCATAGATGCAAGATGGAGTGTAATCAAGGGAGATACTGAATTTTTCAATATAACAAAAAAGTTTCATAATGCTCTTCATGGAAGAAAAGAGATGTTTACAGAGGAAGAATTTGAATACTTCCTTGAGATAAACAGAAAAAACGCGGAAGCCTTAGAATTTGCCGAGCATATAATTTTTGTGCATGATCCTCAGCCAGTGGCACTTGTTAAGAAAAGAAATGAAATAGGAGAAAAATGGATCTGGCGCTGTCATATAGATATATCAAATCCCGATGAAACAGTCTGGAATTTTATAAAAAACTATGTTGAAAAATATGATGCCACTGTTTTTTCAGCTCCAAATTTTGCAAAAATGCTTGCATTAAGAATGTTTCTCATATATCCATCAATAGACCCACTCAGTAATAAAAACAGAGAACTCACAGAGGAACAAATTAACGCTGTCATTGAAAAGTATGGTATTGACAAAAAGAAGCCCATAATTTTGCAGGTGTCAAGATTTGATTATCTCAAAGATCCTGTTGGAGTGATTAAAGCATTTGAAATGGTGAGAAGAACCATGCCCTGTCAGCTCATTCTTGCAGGAGGAACTGCAACAGATGATCCTGAATCAGACAAAGTGCTTGCAGAGGTACAGGAAATAGCAAAAGACAACCCTGATATACATATTCTTCTTTTACCTCCAGACAGTGATATTGAAATAAATGCTTTGCAGAGAATTGCAACAGTGGTTGTACAGAAATCAATTAAAGAAGGATTCGGATTGACTGTTACAGAGGCTCTATGGAAAGGAAAGCCAGTTGTGGCATCTGCTGTGGGTGGAATACTGCTTCAAGTGAAAAATAAACTTACAGGACTGCTATGTCATTCAATTGAGGGTGCTGCCTATGCAATAAGAACATTACTGACAAATCCTGAATATGCGAAATGGCTCGGTAAAAATGGCCATTCCCATGTAAAACAGAATTTTCTAATAACAAGACATTTAAAGGATTACCTTTTGCTTTTTATTTCTCAATATTATAACGATGAATTGATCTATCTTTAA
- a CDS encoding DUF5752 family protein has translation MFEWIEKNWLSVFVPFIVFFSFTILAFWLRFKLVPSYVNTKLKAVKWQGKELLIKNVTIFAFYCILILGAYTAIEISPVKGSIYIAICRLLLSLFFLSLIYVLHRISIGILNLYSNQVKKPLFKPFQRLKTFLTICFIAIGLLILFEIWHFPTTPFFIFILLGCTVVLIVFKDEISNLIAGFEIINNEIVKKGDYIKLETAEEGTVINTTWRHVEIKTFDDKIIFIPNGRLIKTRLEILRKPPKRAKAPFRFYTRLNIKELTGLKAKNLKELLKYIKEAPDSAIFYHTHDFMEEYHYLISQPSNEFALWIGNVLGYDILSEKLSTVDIFEFSSIGEIRKRIADIIDEYINNYPHDKNCEEGEEFHFIKSVGAVMPTAYVAHDLREFVQILKFISLNSLFFHIYEAKLRLGKISNDFSLWLSESFEEKELAEKIMSIDPYMHTIEGIREKLVSIIENHLEMETASG, from the coding sequence ATGTTTGAATGGATTGAAAAAAACTGGTTATCTGTTTTTGTTCCATTCATTGTATTTTTTTCTTTTACAATTTTAGCTTTCTGGTTACGCTTCAAACTTGTTCCCAGCTATGTGAATACAAAACTTAAAGCTGTAAAATGGCAGGGCAAAGAGCTTTTAATCAAAAACGTTACAATATTTGCATTTTACTGTATTTTGATTCTGGGTGCATATACAGCAATAGAAATATCTCCTGTTAAGGGCTCTATATATATTGCCATTTGCAGATTGCTTTTAAGTCTGTTTTTCTTATCTTTAATATACGTTCTTCACAGGATAAGCATCGGTATTTTAAATTTATATTCTAATCAGGTTAAGAAACCGTTATTTAAACCATTTCAAAGATTGAAGACTTTTCTGACAATATGCTTTATAGCAATTGGACTATTAATTCTATTTGAAATCTGGCATTTTCCAACCACTCCATTTTTTATCTTCATACTGCTTGGATGCACAGTAGTATTGATTGTTTTTAAAGACGAAATTTCAAATTTAATTGCAGGTTTTGAAATAATCAATAATGAGATAGTTAAAAAAGGGGACTATATAAAACTTGAAACTGCAGAAGAGGGAACCGTGATAAATACAACATGGAGACATGTAGAGATAAAAACATTTGATGACAAAATAATCTTTATTCCTAATGGCAGACTGATTAAAACTAGACTAGAGATTCTTAGGAAACCACCCAAAAGAGCGAAAGCACCTTTTAGATTTTACACAAGACTTAATATAAAAGAGCTGACAGGCTTAAAAGCAAAAAATCTCAAGGAACTATTAAAATACATAAAAGAAGCACCGGATTCTGCTATCTTTTATCATACTCATGATTTTATGGAAGAGTATCATTATCTTATCTCACAGCCATCAAATGAGTTTGCTTTATGGATTGGAAATGTGCTGGGGTATGATATTCTTTCAGAAAAACTTTCTACAGTTGATATTTTTGAGTTTTCAAGCATTGGAGAAATAAGAAAAAGGATAGCGGATATAATAGATGAATATATTAACAACTATCCACACGATAAAAACTGTGAAGAAGGAGAAGAATTTCATTTCATTAAATCAGTAGGAGCGGTTATGCCCACAGCTTATGTTGCTCATGACCTGAGGGAATTTGTACAGATTCTGAAATTTATAAGCTTGAACTCTTTATTTTTCCACATATATGAAGCGAAATTAAGACTTGGTAAAATTTCCAATGATTTTTCATTGTGGTTAAGTGAAAGCTTTGAAGAAAAAGAGCTTGCTGAAAAAATCATGAGCATTGATCCTTATATGCACACAATTGAGGGTATAAGAGAAAAGTTAGTATCTATAATAGAAAATCATCTTGAAATGGAGACAGCAAGTGGATAA
- the otsB gene encoding trehalose-phosphatase: MAEYLFKSAWIESIRDKNIFLFFDFDGTLVPIQKNPENCYISPDIKTVLESIQNKIKIGIISGRDLEDIKRRVLIHGIYYSGSHGLEIERENIKYIHPEAKTIKPLIDRIYRRLIEAMRDFKDVFVEKKAFSFTLHYRRVLPEQRNNLKKLFFRILKDFNQEKIKILKGKMVFEVMPAVDWDKGKAVLFIINYFNKKFFPIFIGDDKTDETVFKAIKNTGLAVRIGHSKNTEAIYYLKNQKEIYKFLSTLKEVFNV, from the coding sequence TTGGCAGAGTATCTTTTTAAATCAGCATGGATTGAGAGTATAAGAGATAAAAACATTTTTCTTTTTTTTGATTTTGATGGAACTCTGGTTCCTATACAGAAAAATCCAGAAAACTGTTACATATCACCTGATATAAAAACCGTACTTGAAAGCATACAAAATAAAATAAAAATAGGAATAATCAGTGGTAGAGACCTAGAGGACATAAAAAGAAGAGTTTTAATTCATGGCATATATTACAGTGGCAGTCATGGATTAGAGATAGAGAGAGAAAATATAAAATACATTCACCCGGAAGCTAAAACAATCAAACCTTTGATTGATAGAATTTATAGAAGACTTATAGAGGCAATGCGGGATTTTAAAGATGTCTTTGTTGAGAAAAAAGCCTTTTCCTTCACATTACATTATCGCAGAGTTTTACCTGAACAGAGAAACAATCTAAAGAAATTGTTTTTCAGAATTTTAAAAGATTTCAATCAAGAAAAAATAAAAATATTGAAAGGTAAAATGGTTTTTGAAGTCATGCCAGCAGTTGATTGGGATAAGGGAAAAGCTGTATTATTTATAATAAACTATTTTAATAAAAAATTTTTCCCAATATTTATAGGTGATGATAAAACTGATGAAACAGTTTTTAAAGCAATTAAAAATACAGGATTGGCTGTGAGGATAGGTCATTCAAAAAATACAGAGGCGATTTATTATTTAAAAAATCAGAAAGAAATTTATAAATTTCTTTCAACCCTGAAAGAGGTGTTTAATGTTTGA
- a CDS encoding trehalose-6-phosphate synthase, translated as MKLTLRIIISLFIGISLVIVVFSAIQIKDEKNRLQADLVRRSIIVAESLKESIVTLIETGQIERLNRIVEKFDNRERLKGIAVYDASGNIISLTSNLKASISKTPVEVVNTIVDKLPSLKILKLHNEKIYIYVIPLFSESTTEEKLIGALALFQDASYIDIRIKDIWKQNIIRLLALTLSIVAISILIIRWSITGPVARMAEWLKELRSGKIKESSDIPVKGDILAPLVDEVTTLVKTLSMVKANLEEEERLKAGTDSYWTAERLKEFIKEQLGDKKLFLLSNREPYIHVREGENIKCIIPAGGLVTALDPVMRACDGVWIAHGAGDADRDVVDKNGTIRVPPDKPAYTLKRVWLTKDEEKRYYYGFSNEGLWPLCHITYVRPVFRTDDWIEYQRVNEKFATALIEAIKDEESPLVLVQDYHLALVPLLIRKQRPDAKIALFWHIPWPNPEVFGICPWAREILIGMLGADLVGFHIQFYCNNFLDTVDRFLESKIDWEHFSIERRGHITTVKPFPVSVSVENFADGSDLTDLREKLLKELGIMAEYIGVGVDRIDYTKGILERFLGIERFFEKYPQFIGKFSLIQFGSPSRTHIKQYREIMESIEETADRVNWKFHNKNYKPIVFLKGHHPHSKILPFYKIADLCMVTSLHDGMNLVAKEFIASRDDEGGALILSQFAGASRELKDAIIINPYDIESIADAIYQALNMDIEEKKQRMRKMRHIVQERNIYRWTKDLISSLVRL; from the coding sequence ATGAAATTGACCCTCAGGATTATTATTTCTCTTTTCATAGGTATTTCTCTCGTGATTGTAGTATTCTCGGCAATTCAGATTAAAGATGAGAAAAACAGACTCCAGGCTGATCTCGTAAGAAGAAGTATCATTGTTGCTGAAAGTCTTAAAGAGTCAATAGTTACACTTATTGAGACAGGTCAGATAGAGCGTTTAAATCGTATAGTAGAAAAGTTTGACAATCGAGAAAGATTAAAAGGTATTGCAGTGTATGATGCTTCTGGTAATATTATTTCTCTAACTTCGAATCTTAAAGCAAGCATTTCAAAAACACCAGTAGAAGTTGTAAACACCATTGTTGATAAACTTCCTTCTTTAAAAATCTTAAAACTTCACAATGAAAAAATTTATATTTATGTAATTCCACTTTTTTCAGAAAGCACTACAGAGGAGAAATTAATAGGCGCTCTTGCGCTTTTTCAAGATGCTTCATATATTGATATAAGGATTAAAGATATATGGAAACAGAATATCATTCGTCTTTTAGCATTAACTCTGTCAATTGTAGCAATATCAATTTTGATAATTCGCTGGAGCATTACAGGACCTGTAGCCCGGATGGCTGAATGGCTCAAGGAATTACGAAGTGGGAAAATAAAAGAATCATCAGATATACCTGTAAAAGGAGACATTCTCGCTCCACTTGTTGATGAGGTTACTACACTTGTTAAAACCTTATCAATGGTAAAAGCAAATCTTGAAGAAGAAGAACGTTTAAAAGCAGGAACAGACTCTTACTGGACTGCTGAGCGCCTTAAAGAATTTATAAAAGAACAATTAGGAGACAAAAAACTGTTCCTGCTTTCAAATAGAGAACCTTACATACATGTAAGAGAGGGAGAAAATATAAAATGTATTATTCCAGCTGGAGGACTTGTTACAGCTCTTGATCCTGTGATGAGAGCCTGTGATGGCGTATGGATTGCCCATGGAGCAGGAGATGCTGATAGAGATGTTGTTGATAAAAATGGTACAATAAGAGTTCCTCCAGATAAACCTGCCTATACTTTGAAAAGAGTGTGGCTTACAAAAGATGAAGAGAAAAGATACTACTATGGCTTTTCAAATGAAGGACTCTGGCCATTATGTCATATAACATATGTTCGTCCTGTTTTCAGGACGGATGACTGGATAGAGTATCAGAGAGTGAATGAAAAATTTGCTACCGCTTTAATTGAAGCAATAAAAGATGAGGAATCTCCTCTCGTGCTTGTTCAGGATTATCATCTTGCTCTTGTACCGTTGCTTATAAGAAAACAGAGACCTGATGCAAAAATTGCTTTATTCTGGCATATTCCATGGCCAAATCCTGAAGTATTCGGTATATGCCCATGGGCAAGAGAGATTTTAATTGGGATGCTTGGAGCAGATCTTGTAGGTTTTCACATACAGTTTTACTGCAACAATTTTCTTGATACAGTTGATAGATTTCTTGAATCCAAGATAGACTGGGAACATTTTTCAATAGAAAGAAGAGGGCATATAACAACCGTTAAACCTTTTCCAGTAAGTGTAAGTGTGGAGAATTTTGCTGATGGTTCAGATTTAACTGACTTAAGAGAAAAACTACTTAAAGAGCTCGGCATAATGGCGGAGTACATAGGAGTTGGCGTTGACAGAATCGACTACACAAAGGGAATACTAGAAAGATTTCTTGGTATTGAAAGATTTTTTGAAAAGTATCCTCAATTTATCGGTAAATTCAGTTTAATACAGTTTGGTTCTCCAAGCAGAACCCATATAAAGCAATACCGGGAGATTATGGAATCAATTGAGGAAACTGCTGACAGAGTTAACTGGAAGTTTCATAATAAAAATTATAAACCCATCGTGTTTTTAAAGGGTCATCATCCTCACTCAAAGATATTACCTTTTTATAAAATAGCTGATCTGTGCATGGTAACATCACTTCATGATGGTATGAATCTTGTTGCAAAAGAGTTTATTGCTTCAAGAGATGATGAAGGAGGTGCTTTAATTTTAAGTCAGTTTGCTGGAGCTTCTCGTGAACTCAAGGATGCGATAATTATAAATCCATATGATATTGAAAGCATAGCAGATGCAATATATCAGGCCTTGAACATGGATATAGAAGAAAAAAAACAACGAATGAGAAAAATGAGACATATTGTTCAGGAAAGAAATATTTATAGATGGACAAAGGATTTAATATCATCTCTTGTGAGGTTATAA
- a CDS encoding TrpB-like pyridoxal phosphate-dependent enzyme, which translates to MRKIVLSEKDLPEQWYNIQADMPKIPPPPLSPQTNKPVTVDELNIIFPMSLIAQEVSTERWIKIPEEVLKIYASFRPTPLYRAIALEKVLQTPARIYFKHEGIGPAGSHKTNTSIPQAYYNKKEGIKRISTETGAGQWGAALALAGTLMGIEVTVYMVKVSYEQKPYRRIMMETWGAKVHPSPSEKTESGKKILKENPEHPGTLGIAISEAVEDAATHRDTNYALGSVLNHVLLHQTIIGLEARKQLELIGEYPDIVIGCCGGGSNLGGISFPFLYDKIHGKDLKVIAVEPSSCPTLTKGAFRYDYGDTAGLTPFLMMYTLGHDFIPSGIHAGGLRYHGNSPLISQLYHDGLIEAVAYGQTAVFESAILFARTEGIIPAPESAHAIKSAVDEALKARQEGKERVILFNLSGIGFLDLPSYKAYLSGQLTDFEYPDEMIKKSLQKLPDIKL; encoded by the coding sequence ATGCGGAAAATTGTATTGTCAGAGAAGGATTTACCAGAGCAGTGGTATAACATACAGGCGGATATGCCAAAAATTCCTCCACCTCCATTAAGTCCTCAAACAAATAAACCAGTAACAGTTGATGAATTGAATATTATATTTCCGATGTCTCTTATTGCACAGGAAGTAAGCACAGAAAGATGGATAAAAATCCCAGAAGAAGTTTTGAAGATCTATGCAAGTTTTCGGCCTACTCCTCTTTATAGAGCAATCGCACTGGAAAAGGTATTACAAACTCCTGCCAGGATATATTTCAAACATGAAGGAATCGGACCTGCAGGAAGTCATAAAACTAATACATCTATACCTCAGGCATATTACAATAAAAAGGAAGGAATAAAACGAATTTCAACTGAAACAGGTGCGGGTCAGTGGGGTGCAGCCCTTGCCCTTGCAGGTACACTCATGGGCATTGAAGTTACTGTTTATATGGTAAAAGTCAGTTATGAACAGAAACCCTATCGCAGAATAATGATGGAAACATGGGGAGCCAAAGTTCATCCATCTCCATCTGAGAAGACCGAATCAGGTAAAAAAATTCTTAAAGAAAATCCCGAGCATCCCGGTACACTTGGGATAGCCATTTCTGAAGCTGTAGAAGATGCCGCAACTCACAGAGATACAAACTATGCACTTGGATCAGTACTTAATCATGTGCTTTTACATCAGACAATCATTGGACTGGAAGCCAGAAAACAGCTTGAGCTTATAGGAGAGTATCCTGACATTGTAATTGGATGCTGCGGAGGAGGAAGTAATCTCGGTGGAATAAGTTTTCCATTTTTATACGACAAGATTCACGGTAAAGACTTAAAAGTTATTGCAGTTGAACCATCTTCCTGTCCAACTCTTACAAAAGGTGCGTTCAGATATGACTATGGAGATACAGCAGGTCTTACACCATTTCTTATGATGTATACACTCGGGCATGATTTTATTCCATCAGGCATTCATGCAGGAGGACTCCGTTATCATGGAAACTCTCCACTTATAAGTCAACTGTATCATGATGGATTAATAGAAGCAGTTGCTTATGGTCAGACCGCTGTATTTGAATCAGCAATTCTGTTTGCAAGAACAGAAGGAATAATCCCTGCTCCTGAAAGTGCTCATGCTATTAAATCAGCAGTTGATGAGGCATTAAAGGCAAGGCAAGAGGGCAAGGAAAGAGTAATACTTTTTAATCTAAGTGGCATAGGATTTCTTGATTTACCGTCCTACAAAGCCTACCTGTCTGGACAGCTTACAGATTTTGAATATCCGGATGAAATGATAAAAAAGTCTTTACAAAAATTACCGGATATTAAGCTTTAG
- a CDS encoding RcnB family protein: MKRFSLPISIVIIFMLIGTVEQVLAEKPSWSGNGKGNKHEYNKKNDWKHDDRDNKHEYKEKRERDQRHRYFTDHHRTFIHDYFADYYRKGHCPPGLAKKHNGCMPPGQAKKWAIGRPLPRGVIFYDLPPRVLAYLGPPPHGHRFVRVATDILLIAIGTGIVVDAIDDLSWEFNH; encoded by the coding sequence ATGAAACGTTTTTCTTTGCCAATAAGCATTGTAATAATTTTTATGTTAATCGGGACAGTAGAACAGGTATTGGCTGAAAAGCCTTCATGGAGCGGAAATGGTAAAGGTAATAAACATGAATATAATAAAAAGAATGATTGGAAACATGATGACAGGGATAATAAACACGAATATAAAGAAAAGAGAGAAAGAGATCAACGTCATCGCTATTTTACTGACCACCACAGGACTTTTATCCATGACTATTTCGCGGATTACTATAGAAAAGGCCACTGCCCTCCAGGACTTGCCAAGAAACATAATGGCTGTATGCCTCCTGGACAGGCGAAAAAATGGGCAATTGGTCGGCCACTGCCGCGTGGTGTTATCTTTTATGACCTTCCACCGCGCGTTCTTGCATATTTGGGACCACCACCTCATGGACATCGTTTTGTACGAGTTGCAACTGACATTCTGCTCATTGCGATAGGAACTGGTATCGTGGTTGATGCCATTGATGATCTGAGCTGGGAGTTTAATCATTAA
- a CDS encoding sodium-dependent transporter: MKGLQKRQFWKSKIGLILAVAGNAVGLGNVLRFPSKAALYGGGAFMVPYFIALFLMGFPLMIIEWVIGRYAGQHGHGSMTGIVGLFFNHANWARVLGSIGVAIPILICVYYIYIESWTLGFAFLSLFKQIPLPVVSSNLYDAVKPYMEFFKEYTRPSIIAYFFLLVTLLINWFILQKGVARGIEITAKIGMPAIILSGILLGIICLSAKNWAGFEGLKFIYNLNFSKITDPEVWIEASGQIFFTLSLGMGAIAVYASYVKPTEDVIRAGIYTAGINEFVEVVIGASIAIPAAFAMFSAVVVPELAKEGTFRLGFMTMPAVLMNFPFGSVISFIWFLLLFLAALTSSLALIQPLIALFEDEMKWEHTKATTVAMIFVILGSHLSAFLPNFIDELDFWVGSFMLLTFGLIEIIVFIWIFGINNFYKELTANTTLKLPKACVYVMALISPIFIAAILYFWVIKDFGNVILTREPTKLISRGFILFFIVFLSFIAVKSRKIILRDLRYSIRIKK; encoded by the coding sequence ATGAAAGGATTACAAAAAAGACAATTCTGGAAGTCTAAAATAGGGCTTATTCTCGCAGTTGCAGGCAATGCCGTTGGATTAGGAAATGTTCTGAGATTTCCTTCAAAGGCTGCACTTTATGGTGGCGGAGCTTTTATGGTTCCGTACTTTATCGCTCTTTTCCTTATGGGATTTCCTTTGATGATTATTGAGTGGGTTATAGGAAGATATGCTGGACAACACGGACATGGTTCAATGACAGGCATTGTGGGGCTTTTTTTTAATCATGCAAACTGGGCAAGAGTGCTTGGCTCAATCGGTGTTGCTATTCCAATTCTTATTTGTGTGTATTATATATATATTGAATCTTGGACGCTTGGATTTGCATTTTTATCTCTCTTTAAACAGATACCTCTTCCTGTTGTAAGCTCCAACCTTTACGATGCTGTTAAACCCTATATGGAATTTTTCAAGGAATATACAAGGCCTTCCATAATAGCGTATTTTTTTCTGCTTGTTACACTCCTGATTAACTGGTTTATTTTGCAAAAAGGAGTTGCACGGGGAATAGAAATTACTGCTAAAATTGGAATGCCTGCAATTATATTATCTGGAATTCTTCTTGGAATCATCTGTCTTTCAGCAAAGAACTGGGCCGGATTTGAAGGGTTAAAATTCATATATAATCTTAATTTTTCCAAAATTACAGATCCTGAAGTCTGGATTGAAGCTTCAGGGCAGATCTTTTTTACCCTTTCCCTTGGAATGGGCGCAATTGCAGTTTATGCCAGTTATGTAAAACCAACAGAAGATGTTATAAGAGCCGGGATTTATACAGCAGGTATAAATGAATTTGTGGAAGTTGTTATTGGTGCATCAATTGCAATTCCTGCAGCATTTGCAATGTTTTCTGCTGTAGTTGTGCCAGAACTTGCAAAGGAAGGTACTTTCAGGCTTGGATTTATGACCATGCCGGCTGTGCTTATGAATTTTCCATTTGGTTCTGTTATTTCATTTATCTGGTTTCTTCTTCTTTTTCTTGCAGCCCTTACTTCTTCTCTGGCTTTAATACAGCCACTTATCGCACTTTTTGAAGATGAAATGAAGTGGGAACATACAAAAGCTACAACAGTAGCAATGATTTTTGTAATTCTTGGAAGTCATCTATCAGCTTTCCTTCCAAATTTTATAGATGAACTTGATTTCTGGGTTGGTTCTTTTATGCTTCTTACCTTTGGACTTATTGAGATAATTGTTTTTATCTGGATTTTTGGAATAAATAATTTTTACAAGGAATTAACAGCCAATACAACTCTTAAACTGCCAAAAGCATGTGTGTATGTTATGGCTCTAATTTCACCGATATTTATTGCTGCAATACTGTATTTCTGGGTTATCAAGGATTTCGGGAATGTAATTCTTACAAGAGAGCCTACAAAACTTATTTCACGAGGATTTATACTGTTTTTTATTGTATTTCTATCATTTATTGCAGTAAAAAGTAGAAAAATTATATTAAGGGATTTGCGATACTCAATAAGAATAAAAAAATAA
- the bioB gene encoding biotin synthase BioB, with translation MIKNESKEMYLKILDKLNFYDLIFTANAVRKKYRGDKVELCAIVNAKSGKCSEDCSFCAQSSRYKTDSPVYPLVDKDELLKKAIEAKKHKVKRFSIVISGKKPSKQELKQIGETIEHLTKKEINTCASLGFLNYDELCYLRDCGLQRVHCNIESSEKIFPEICTTHSFSSKVQTLEQAKNAGLSICSGGVFGLGENWSDRVDMAYFLKNLNVDSVPINFLIPIKGTPMEHRTPLSPIDALKIIALFRLILPQKDIRICGGRQLLGEFSSWIFIAGANALMTGNYLTTQGRHYIDDLKFIENHGLEVDFVVS, from the coding sequence TTGATAAAAAATGAATCAAAGGAGATGTATCTGAAAATTTTAGATAAATTAAATTTTTATGACTTAATTTTTACTGCAAATGCAGTGAGAAAAAAATATAGAGGAGATAAAGTTGAACTATGTGCGATAGTAAATGCCAAAAGCGGAAAATGTTCAGAAGACTGCTCTTTCTGTGCTCAATCTTCAAGATATAAAACAGACTCACCAGTTTATCCTTTAGTTGATAAAGATGAACTCCTGAAAAAAGCTATCGAGGCAAAAAAGCATAAAGTAAAGAGATTTTCCATTGTTATAAGTGGTAAAAAACCTTCAAAACAGGAATTAAAACAGATTGGGGAAACAATAGAGCATCTTACTAAAAAAGAGATAAACACCTGCGCATCTTTAGGATTTTTAAACTATGATGAACTATGTTACCTGAGAGACTGCGGACTTCAGAGAGTTCATTGCAATATTGAGAGTTCAGAAAAAATTTTTCCTGAAATATGTACAACTCACAGCTTTTCCAGTAAAGTTCAGACGTTAGAGCAAGCTAAAAATGCAGGTCTTTCAATCTGCTCCGGAGGAGTTTTTGGATTGGGTGAGAACTGGTCTGATAGAGTTGATATGGCATATTTTTTAAAAAATTTGAATGTTGATTCTGTCCCAATTAATTTTCTTATTCCTATAAAAGGTACGCCTATGGAACATAGAACTCCTTTATCACCAATAGATGCTTTAAAAATTATTGCTTTATTCAGATTGATTCTACCACAGAAAGATATAAGAATCTGTGGAGGAAGGCAACTGCTCGGTGAGTTTTCCTCCTGGATTTTTATTGCTGGAGCAAATGCATTAATGACAGGAAATTATCTAACAACTCAGGGAAGACACTATATTGATGACTTAAAATTTATAGAAAATCATGGACTGGAGGTTGACTTTGTGGTCTCTTAG
- a CDS encoding 6-carboxyhexanoate--CoA ligase — protein MWSLRMRAAKIENDAEEHISGAEGIYNFSEVERLLKKFFQRAIKHSNGMPDKVILTIEKIKEPIHEIKALTVKTIFCSSPDDAQNISREYLINLGISEKAIVTAWNVIKNHKMRGATLIDAFTGERLEPDKKRGVRVSRIQMATKKRLQILGKIKNFTTEPERVIEAITVASKVISFSEIIAEICVSDNPDYTTGYIASKESGYLRLLNIKNKGEHIGGRAFFVKSPVDLNKMIEFLERTPVIII, from the coding sequence TTGTGGTCTCTTAGAATGAGAGCAGCAAAAATTGAAAATGATGCAGAAGAACATATTTCAGGTGCTGAAGGAATATACAATTTCAGTGAAGTAGAAAGGCTTCTCAAAAAATTTTTTCAGAGAGCTATTAAGCATTCAAATGGTATGCCAGATAAGGTGATTTTAACAATTGAAAAAATAAAAGAACCAATTCATGAGATTAAAGCTCTTACTGTAAAAACCATATTCTGTAGTTCACCAGATGATGCTCAAAATATTTCAAGAGAATATCTCATAAATCTGGGAATTTCAGAAAAGGCGATAGTTACAGCGTGGAATGTAATAAAAAATCATAAGATGAGAGGTGCAACTTTAATCGATGCTTTTACTGGAGAACGTCTTGAACCTGATAAAAAAAGAGGAGTTAGAGTATCGAGAATTCAGATGGCTACAAAAAAAAGATTACAGATATTAGGAAAAATAAAAAATTTTACTACTGAACCAGAAAGAGTAATCGAGGCAATAACAGTAGCATCAAAAGTGATATCTTTTAGTGAAATAATAGCTGAAATTTGCGTTTCAGACAATCCTGACTACACAACTGGTTATATAGCCTCAAAAGAATCTGGATATTTGCGCCTGCTTAACATTAAAAACAAAGGTGAACATATTGGAGGAAGAGCTTTTTTTGTCAAATCTCCGGTAGATCTAAATAAAATGATAGAATTTCTTGAAAGGACACCTGTGATAATTATATGA